The Cicer arietinum cultivar CDC Frontier isolate Library 1 chromosome 1, Cicar.CDCFrontier_v2.0, whole genome shotgun sequence genome contains the following window.
TGAAGGAGTAGTTGATAAGAAATTACAAATACTTTGATGAAATTGCTTTgattagagatgaaaataaacTGAATTAGATTTCGTAAAATTTAAATGTGTCTgcataaaaaatatcaagatCTAAAGTTGACTATAAATATGACATAGACATATTTCTAATGCTTGGTTTCGtctatttaaaagtttatattatataaaatattaatctactCAACtacactattttatatttatataatcaaataaataatttaacatatcTTTACCTATATCATAAAACTAATTTCATATGacatcatatttaaatattttaatctttaatacTAACCTACATCTAACTTTTCATATATTTGAATGTATCCTATAAAATTAGGTCCTTTAACATATAGGTTCACAAGGAGGGAGGGTGTAGGAcgtaaataaaaaatcaactgCAATTTAAAATAGAACCATTATCTGGGCCTCCTAAACCCATAGGAATGGGCCCCATAATTCTGGGCTACGATATTTCAGCCCAGTAAGTTtccaagcaaaaaaaaaaacattgataaaCAGCGATGAACGTGCTTATAGAGAGATATTGGACGCGAAAGAGAAAGCGTAGAAACGCAGAAAGATGAGGAAATTCGATCCATGGCCTGTGTTCTTCAAGCGAGAATGGAAGAGAAACTGGCCTTTCCTAGTTGGATTCGGAGTCACCGGAGCAGTGATTACCAAGTTATCACTTGGTTTCACTGGTAATTTTCACTTCGTTTATTATTTTTCCCTCATTTCAAATCATTTGTTGCTGTTGTTTTTGAATTATGAATTTTGTTATGAATCTGATTTGTATCTTCGCAGAGGAGGATgctaaaaattcaaaattcgtTCAAGCGCATAAGAGGTAATAATCCACTTACCAAACCCTAGAATTTTTTTGGCTGCGTTTCTATTTGTTATGGATGTGCATCTCGTGATTCAAATTGGTGAACATTGAACTTTTAACTCATCGGAGTTCAATACGTATATCTGGCAAAATAACAAATTGTTTAACGAGGGGGATCGAATTACATTGTGTAGCACTTAGATGTTGTTACACTGTTCAATaccttttttgaaattttcatataaaattgaaattatttaatattttgaaatttcat
Protein-coding sequences here:
- the LOC101489778 gene encoding ATP synthase small subunit 6, mitochondrial-like, which produces MRKFDPWPVFFKREWKRNWPFLVGFGVTGAVITKLSLGFTEEDAKNSKFVQAHKR